A window of Drosophila santomea strain STO CAGO 1482 chromosome X, Prin_Dsan_1.1, whole genome shotgun sequence genomic DNA:
TTctgattttctgattttccgattttccaaTTGTCCGACATTCCCCAATCCCTCCAGCCCTCCATCCGCGCGCTGAAAAGTGTGCAAAGAAATCAACACGAAAAGTGAGAATATATCATCCATAGGAATCGAAAAGGATCTCGCTGGAAATCGCAAATACTCGAGTGCAATATGTCCAGCAATTTAATGCCGCAGGGCAATCGATAAGCGAATCCGTAGTCTGTGGAATCCTCGCTGGCGATGCAGTGGGACGCTGATGCAGTTGCACTTGGATCGATAGAGAACAGAGATTAACAGAGAGGCGCGTTCATATGTGCATATCCTGCGGCGAGTGGCGCCAGTCGATGCATCATCCCGCATCCTCTTACCGTATCCCGTAAGTCGGCGTATGAAGACACTCCGTTGCAGTGATGAGATCGAGGCTGTTCTGGATACTGGCGATTATATACTCCTCACTCCATCACATCGGCTCGGGCTCCACGTCGACCACATGTGAGTCTCCTCATGCCTTCTCTACGTATTTTTGCTATAATCACATGGCAAACTTTTACCCAACTCAAAAGTTTGGCACTTTTCAGCTGAAGATTAAGTCCCATTGTTTACTTTGCGGATTAACCCTGGGAAAAAGTGCCTATTTTTCTATATAACATAAAAGTGAACGAATTATATGTTTCATATCGATTTCATTTTTATCCATGACTTCAGCTGAATGTATCAATCAATTATattttcggcttaaaagtgttatttattttacaaaaatatcatctatttagctatttatttaagttCCTTTTATGATTTCATATGTTTAGTTAacgaatttaaatttatttaaatttattatgcaCTAGTGAAACGACCGCGAGCTGGCGATCCATTCGACACGTTCCCCAAGAACTTCTGGCAGGAGTTCTCGTCGCCGTTCACCGACACGCCCGAGGATGAGGAGCTGGAGGTCACCGAGACGACCACGCACGAGCCATTTCCGTTCTTCGCCGATCCGTACACCACCCTGAACATCAGCACCCAGCTCTCGTCCAGCGTTTATCTGCACTGCCGAGTGAACGATCTGCAGGGCAAGACGGTGTCCTGGATGCGGCGACGTGGCGAGGATCTCACCCTGATCACCTTTGGCCAGCACACGTATAGCGGAGACTCGCGGTATTCGCTGGAGTTCGAGGAGCCCAACGATTGGAAGCTGCTCATCCAGTTCGCCAACGAGCGGGACGAGGGTCCCTACGAGTGCCAGGTGTCCTCGCATCCGCCGCTCGTCCTGCTCGTCTACCTTACGATAATTGGTGAGCGCATTTTTGTAATGTAACATAACATGCAGTAACATTGCCATG
This region includes:
- the LOC120456214 gene encoding fibroblast growth factor receptor 3 gives rise to the protein MRSRLFWILAIIYSSLHHIGSGSTSTTLKRPRAGDPFDTFPKNFWQEFSSPFTDTPEDEELEVTETTTHEPFPFFADPYTTLNISTQLSSSVYLHCRVNDLQGKTVSWMRRRGEDLTLITFGQHTYSGDSRYSLEFEEPNDWKLLIQFANERDEGPYECQVSSHPPLVLLVYLTIIVPHVEILDERGSATPEKYYKAGSTIELQCVISKIPHPSSYITWRHGPRLLNYDTSRGGISVKTDMLPGRALSRLYIANANRQDTGNYTCMLGNEITETVVVHVLNGEEPAAMQHANGSRQKANASTMVVLFLVCVCNSGSISVAGIVRGLGSARIWGWGWESRR